The Pseudonocardia broussonetiae DNA segment TCGGCGCCCTCCGGCTCCCCGACCAGGAGCAGGACGATGCCGTCGTCGTCCTGGTCGAACACGGCCTCGGAGCTGGTGACGCAGAGGCCCGCCCCGATGCACAGGTCGCGGTCAGCGATGATCTCCATGCTCGACTCCTACCAGGTGACGGGCAGCGAGTGCAGCCCGTAGACGAAGTGGAACGCCCGGAACGGGACCTCCTCGAACGGCACGGCCGCCGCGAGGCGCGGGAAGCGGCGCAGCAGCGCCGGGAACGCGATCCGCATCTCCATGCGGGCCAGGGGCGCGCCGAGGCAGTGG contains these protein-coding regions:
- a CDS encoding ferredoxin, with amino-acid sequence MEIIADRDLCIGAGLCVTSSEAVFDQDDDGIVLLLVGEPEGADADAARQAVSLCPSGALRVEE